The following proteins are co-located in the Pedobacter sp. FW305-3-2-15-E-R2A2 genome:
- a CDS encoding DUF4198 domain-containing protein, whose product MNKLKTLALSLILMFSVNQLFAHALFIKTAANGKKGTAQEVKIFYGEPGESQPEKLGDWWSDTKEFSLWLINPQGEKEQLKVTPKEDHFVASFTPAADGVYTLSISHTVKQLAGKKQYQFNAAALVSVGKANVGNTALASKADLGVFVDALASLKTGKAIALSSHFKAQPAADVEVSVFAPKGWTKQLKTGADGKTTFTPEWPGTYLLEAGHHEKVAGQAFESIERVATLNIAVN is encoded by the coding sequence ATGAACAAACTAAAAACACTCGCATTATCGCTGATCCTGATGTTCAGCGTAAATCAATTATTCGCACATGCCTTGTTTATTAAAACGGCGGCGAACGGTAAAAAAGGAACCGCTCAGGAAGTGAAAATTTTCTATGGTGAACCTGGAGAAAGCCAACCTGAGAAATTGGGCGACTGGTGGTCGGATACCAAAGAATTTAGCCTTTGGCTGATCAACCCTCAGGGAGAAAAAGAACAACTGAAAGTGACGCCAAAAGAAGATCATTTTGTAGCCAGCTTTACGCCGGCAGCAGATGGTGTGTATACCTTAAGCATCAGCCATACCGTAAAACAGCTGGCTGGTAAAAAACAATATCAATTTAATGCAGCTGCGTTGGTGAGTGTGGGTAAAGCAAACGTAGGTAATACTGCCCTGGCAAGTAAAGCGGATTTAGGAGTGTTTGTGGATGCATTGGCCAGTCTGAAGACAGGAAAAGCAATCGCTTTAAGCAGCCATTTTAAAGCGCAGCCTGCAGCGGATGTAGAAGTGTCGGTATTCGCTCCGAAAGGATGGACGAAACAGCTGAAAACTGGTGCTGATGGAAAAACTACTTTTACACCGGAATGGCCAGGTACCTATCTCCTGGAAGCGGGTCATCATGAAAAAGTAGCAGGACAGGCATTTGAAAGTATTGAACGCGTAGCGACCCTGAATATCGCGGTAAACTAA
- a CDS encoding PepSY-associated TM helix domain-containing protein gives MTPKTTPLKKKKHPRSLFYRISAWLHLWLGLVTGIIMVIVCITGCLYVFIDEIKSVLNPETNISRQDKPVLTPSQLADVAAKIYPDKKVSYATYQQGKVITVGLGEGRRGNITLMVNPYTGELIKKEIKEKGETDFFRFVLNGHRFLWLPYKIGRPIVNYSTLIFVITLITGMVLWWPKKWTKSTRERSFQIKWGASFKRVNYDFHNVLGFYSLLVVLAICLTGMVYGIEWYSKGLYWVTSAGQSLPDYKDLKSDSLQANKFYTSRTAMDLAWKKVITKTPEAQGFYYGYPDTTDAKSTINIYIYPTAGRYYDNMSFSFDRHTLKEFPAHPVYDVKFSEASFPAKIRKMNYDIHVGSILGLPGKILAFFAALIGASLPITGFIIWWGKRKKKPKKPGVAAAKPIAKKSAVLEESIT, from the coding sequence ATGACGCCCAAAACCACGCCTCTTAAAAAGAAAAAACATCCACGCTCTTTGTTTTACCGGATCTCTGCCTGGCTTCACCTTTGGCTGGGACTGGTAACAGGAATCATCATGGTTATTGTTTGCATAACGGGTTGCCTTTATGTGTTCATAGATGAAATCAAGTCGGTTTTAAATCCGGAAACCAATATCTCCAGACAAGATAAACCTGTTTTAACGCCCTCACAGTTAGCTGATGTAGCAGCGAAAATTTATCCGGATAAGAAGGTCAGTTATGCCACTTACCAACAAGGTAAAGTGATTACCGTCGGACTGGGAGAAGGAAGACGGGGCAACATTACCCTAATGGTTAATCCTTATACAGGGGAACTCATTAAAAAAGAAATCAAGGAAAAAGGGGAGACCGACTTCTTTAGATTTGTGCTGAATGGACATCGGTTTTTATGGTTACCCTATAAGATCGGAAGACCTATCGTGAATTACAGTACCCTGATCTTTGTTATTACTTTAATTACAGGAATGGTCTTGTGGTGGCCAAAGAAATGGACCAAAAGCACGAGAGAACGGAGCTTCCAGATTAAATGGGGTGCTTCCTTTAAACGGGTAAACTATGATTTTCATAATGTGCTCGGATTTTACTCCCTGCTGGTGGTTCTCGCCATTTGCCTGACAGGAATGGTGTATGGGATTGAATGGTATAGTAAAGGTCTGTATTGGGTGACTTCGGCCGGGCAGAGCCTGCCCGACTATAAGGACCTGAAGTCTGATTCCCTGCAGGCCAATAAGTTCTATACTTCCCGTACGGCAATGGACCTGGCCTGGAAAAAGGTGATCACTAAAACCCCGGAAGCACAAGGGTTTTACTATGGTTATCCGGATACAACGGATGCAAAGTCGACGATTAACATTTATATCTATCCCACGGCCGGAAGGTATTATGACAACATGAGTTTTTCTTTTGACCGCCATACCTTAAAGGAGTTTCCTGCACATCCGGTTTATGATGTAAAGTTCTCAGAAGCCTCTTTTCCGGCGAAAATCCGAAAAATGAATTATGATATCCATGTAGGCTCAATATTGGGGCTGCCGGGTAAAATCCTTGCCTTTTTTGCGGCCTTGATTGGCGCTTCTTTACCCATTACCGGATTTATCATTTGGTGGGGTAAACGAAAAAAGAAACCGAAAAAGCCAGGTGTGGCAGCAGCTAAGCCTATCGCAAAAAAGAGTGCTGTACTCGAAGAAAGTATCACCTAA
- a CDS encoding SRPBCC domain-containing protein: MANIEHINVLKAPIAKVYEALTTQEGLAAVWTSELKVKPEVGFINEFSFGAETDHFEIKALVPNQRVLWYCIDSDPQWIGTSVSFDLEEKRGKTHVTLKQTDWAEVTEFYRHCNYNWAFFLYSLQRYCEDGKGINYQQRY; encoded by the coding sequence ATGGCGAACATAGAACATATCAATGTATTAAAGGCTCCTATAGCAAAGGTATATGAGGCGCTTACTACACAGGAAGGGCTGGCCGCAGTATGGACCAGCGAATTGAAAGTAAAACCAGAAGTCGGCTTTATCAATGAGTTCAGTTTTGGTGCTGAAACGGATCATTTTGAGATCAAAGCACTTGTTCCCAACCAACGGGTGTTGTGGTACTGTATAGATTCCGATCCCCAATGGATAGGAACAAGTGTGTCTTTTGATTTAGAAGAAAAGAGAGGAAAGACCCATGTGACCCTGAAACAGACCGACTGGGCGGAAGTAACCGAGTTTTACCGGCATTGCAATTACAACTGGGCCTTTTTCCTCTATAGTCTTCAGCGCTATTGTGAAGACGGAAAGGGCATCAATTATCAGCAGCGCTACTGA
- a CDS encoding TIGR03364 family FAD-dependent oxidoreductase: MSTKHYDLIVIGGGILGTFHAYHALKNGKKVLQLEKDNYPVGATVRNFGQVIPSGMTGVWFDYGVRGLEIYQEIQQEFDISVRKNGSVYIASDLEEQNLLHELKAHYDTLGYTQQLLGKEQILTKYPAIRSSYAKEALLFDQEISVDPTAMIYRLQEFMRGKFEDYTLLCNSPVVDCIANGKGAEVRLSRGDIYSADKAILCNGYEFKLLFPALFEKSGQVISKLQMMRTVPMPKVELEGNILTGLTIRRYESFEEYCPSFKNLSIPEHYRELKEWGIHLLFKKAEDGSFIIGDSHEYADVNHFDELGFNVKQHINELMLKEGEQIVNFNLRDMATTWAGFYPQHPTEHVLEYDIEDCIHIRTCIGGKGMTASAGYTEASLKKILGI; encoded by the coding sequence ATGAGTACAAAACATTATGACCTGATTGTTATTGGAGGTGGAATATTAGGCACCTTTCATGCTTACCATGCCTTAAAAAACGGAAAGAAGGTTTTGCAACTGGAAAAGGACAACTATCCGGTAGGCGCTACGGTAAGGAATTTTGGTCAGGTGATCCCTTCAGGGATGACCGGAGTCTGGTTTGATTATGGCGTCCGTGGTCTGGAGATCTATCAGGAGATCCAGCAGGAATTTGACATTTCTGTAAGAAAAAACGGAAGTGTATACATTGCCTCTGATTTGGAGGAACAAAACCTGCTTCATGAGCTGAAAGCACATTATGATACCTTAGGTTATACACAGCAATTGCTGGGAAAAGAACAAATTCTGACTAAATACCCTGCCATAAGAAGCAGTTACGCCAAAGAAGCTTTACTTTTTGATCAGGAGATCAGTGTAGACCCGACTGCGATGATTTATCGCCTGCAGGAGTTTATGCGCGGGAAATTTGAAGACTATACGCTGCTCTGCAATTCGCCGGTCGTAGATTGCATTGCCAATGGAAAAGGAGCAGAAGTTCGTTTAAGCAGAGGGGATATTTACAGCGCAGATAAAGCGATACTTTGCAATGGTTATGAATTTAAATTATTGTTTCCTGCTTTATTTGAAAAGAGCGGACAAGTGATCAGTAAGCTTCAGATGATGCGTACTGTTCCCATGCCGAAAGTGGAACTTGAAGGGAATATCCTGACCGGCTTGACCATCAGAAGGTATGAAAGTTTTGAGGAATATTGTCCTTCATTCAAGAATTTAAGCATTCCGGAACATTATCGGGAACTTAAAGAATGGGGAATTCACCTCCTGTTTAAAAAAGCGGAAGATGGCAGCTTTATCATCGGGGATTCTCATGAGTATGCCGATGTAAATCATTTCGATGAACTTGGTTTTAATGTAAAACAACACATCAACGAACTGATGCTCAAAGAAGGAGAACAGATTGTGAACTTCAACCTCCGTGATATGGCAACTACCTGGGCCGGATTTTATCCGCAGCACCCTACCGAACATGTCCTGGAATACGACATCGAAGATTGTATCCACATCCGGACCTGTATCGGTGGCAAAGGCATGACTGCCAGTGCCGGCTATACTGAAGCAAGTTTGAAAAAGATCCTGGGGATTTAA
- a CDS encoding DUF5690 family protein — MSLLQQCRNKVAGWPYGHISILAGLAAFGCYTSMYAFRKAFTAGTFDGHDYLGIDYKVWLVIAQVLGYTFSKFYGIRFIAESSGKNRGRSILKLIGISWFALLGFALTPAPWNIAFLFINGFPLGMIWGLVFSYLEGRRNTEFMGAILSVSLIFASGFIKTVARTMMEVLPVNEYWMPFCTGLLFVIPLLLFVGFLELMPPPTKEDQLLRTKRAPMDAAQRKKFILNFLPGIILTVIIYVVLTVIRDLRDNFEVEIWHDLGVTDNHIYTKIDGFIALVVLFLVSMLILVKNNLKAFIIIHGMIIAGCALTGIGTLLFDAHYISPVVWMVMVGMGLYMAYIPYNAIFFERMIATFHYKSNIGFVMYVADSIGYLGSVSILLFKDFGDAEISWGHFFRESAVIAAVVGVTCSMFSLLYFRQKSLKNKKKESNITLSGLSLEVKRGAE, encoded by the coding sequence ATGAGCCTCTTACAGCAGTGCCGGAACAAGGTTGCCGGATGGCCGTATGGTCATATCTCTATATTGGCAGGCTTAGCAGCCTTTGGTTGTTATACGAGTATGTATGCTTTTCGTAAAGCATTTACGGCAGGCACCTTTGATGGACATGACTATCTGGGGATCGATTATAAAGTATGGCTGGTCATCGCCCAGGTATTGGGCTATACCTTCAGCAAGTTTTATGGCATTCGCTTTATCGCGGAATCTTCCGGAAAAAACAGAGGACGAAGTATCCTTAAGCTGATCGGAATCTCCTGGTTCGCCTTACTGGGTTTTGCACTTACACCAGCTCCCTGGAACATTGCTTTCCTGTTTATCAATGGGTTCCCCCTGGGAATGATCTGGGGACTGGTGTTTAGCTATCTGGAAGGAAGGCGCAATACGGAGTTCATGGGGGCCATCCTGTCCGTCAGCCTGATCTTTGCTTCGGGATTCATTAAAACGGTAGCAAGGACGATGATGGAGGTGCTACCCGTAAATGAGTATTGGATGCCTTTCTGTACAGGCCTGCTGTTTGTGATTCCATTATTGCTCTTTGTGGGCTTTCTGGAACTTATGCCCCCACCAACGAAAGAAGACCAGCTGTTGAGAACCAAAAGGGCACCAATGGATGCTGCACAGCGTAAAAAGTTTATCCTGAACTTCCTGCCGGGGATCATCCTCACGGTGATCATCTATGTGGTGCTGACCGTTATCCGCGACCTGAGGGATAATTTTGAAGTGGAGATCTGGCATGACCTTGGCGTAACGGATAACCATATCTATACCAAGATAGACGGTTTTATTGCGCTGGTGGTCTTGTTCTTAGTGAGCATGCTGATCCTGGTAAAGAACAACCTGAAGGCCTTTATTATCATTCATGGAATGATCATCGCCGGATGTGCCCTGACGGGAATCGGAACTTTACTCTTTGATGCACATTACATCAGTCCGGTAGTCTGGATGGTGATGGTGGGAATGGGCTTATATATGGCTTACATTCCTTACAATGCGATCTTCTTTGAGCGCATGATCGCTACTTTCCATTACAAAAGCAATATTGGTTTTGTAATGTATGTGGCAGATTCTATCGGATACCTCGGGAGTGTGAGTATTTTGTTGTTCAAAGATTTTGGGGATGCAGAAATCAGCTGGGGTCATTTTTTCCGGGAAAGTGCCGTAATTGCAGCAGTGGTAGGGGTAACCTGCAGCATGTTCTCCCTCCTGTATTTCCGCCAGAAAAGTTTAAAGAATAAGAAAAAAGAAAGTAATATTACCCTCTCCGGATTGAGCCTGGAGGTAAAAAGGGGAGCAGAATAG
- a CDS encoding HAD hydrolase-like protein, whose protein sequence is MSIKLVVFDMAGTTVKDKNYVGLAFRQAMKAHGYEVNIEVINPMMGYEKPIAIEMILQKEEADQTKITPALIADIHTDFVAFMIDFYQTSADVVPLPNVENTFVQLKKMGIKIGLDTGFSRDIADIIISRLKWEDTVDYMVASDEVTNGRPYPDMIKKIMAELNITDPMEVAKVGDTEVDVNEGLNSGCKYTIGITTGAFTHEELLPYHPTHIIDDIAEVLEIISQ, encoded by the coding sequence ATGTCTATAAAATTAGTAGTGTTCGACATGGCCGGTACCACCGTAAAAGATAAAAATTACGTAGGTCTGGCTTTCAGGCAAGCGATGAAAGCGCATGGTTATGAAGTAAATATTGAAGTTATAAATCCAATGATGGGGTATGAGAAACCCATTGCTATAGAAATGATCCTTCAAAAGGAAGAAGCAGATCAAACCAAAATTACCCCTGCACTGATTGCGGATATTCATACTGATTTTGTGGCCTTCATGATTGATTTCTACCAGACCTCCGCAGATGTGGTTCCCCTTCCTAACGTAGAAAATACTTTTGTTCAATTGAAAAAAATGGGCATTAAAATAGGTTTGGATACTGGTTTTTCGAGAGATATCGCAGACATCATCATCTCCCGTCTGAAATGGGAAGATACCGTTGATTATATGGTCGCAAGTGACGAAGTGACCAATGGCAGGCCTTATCCGGATATGATCAAAAAGATCATGGCGGAGTTAAACATCACCGATCCAATGGAAGTGGCTAAGGTCGGAGATACGGAAGTGGATGTAAACGAAGGCTTAAATTCGGGTTGCAAATATACCATTGGCATTACCACAGGTGCATTTACCCATGAAGAATTGTTGCCATATCATCCCACACATATCATCGATGATATCGCTGAAGTGTTAGAAATCATTAGTCAATAA
- a CDS encoding TspO/MBR family protein produces MKFNPIAFVINLAIPLAAGALGSILTLTSVKTWYPTLAKPSFNPPDWLFPPVWTSLFILMGFSAYLVWQKREQVAHFPRTIAVYFIQIVLNILWSFLFFYAHSIGAALFEIFALLIAIVINARVFYKIDKTAGLLFIPYFLWVCFATLLTYNIFSLNG; encoded by the coding sequence ATGAAGTTTAATCCAATTGCTTTTGTTATTAACCTGGCTATTCCTTTAGCTGCAGGCGCACTGGGCAGCATACTCACCCTGACCTCCGTAAAAACATGGTATCCGACTTTGGCTAAGCCTTCTTTTAATCCGCCCGACTGGCTTTTCCCGCCGGTATGGACTTCTTTATTTATCCTGATGGGATTTTCCGCTTACCTGGTATGGCAAAAAAGGGAACAGGTAGCCCATTTTCCAAGAACCATCGCGGTGTATTTTATCCAGATCGTGTTAAATATTTTGTGGTCTTTCCTGTTTTTCTATGCCCATTCTATCGGCGCAGCTTTGTTTGAAATCTTCGCTTTACTGATCGCCATTGTGATCAATGCCAGGGTATTTTATAAAATAGACAAGACGGCAGGCCTGCTTTTTATCCCTTATTTTTTATGGGTATGTTTTGCAACCCTGCTGACTTACAACATTTTCAGTCTGAATGGATAA
- a CDS encoding BamA/TamA family outer membrane protein, giving the protein MKAYYIYKKNVQFRAILLLIIVFAAGCSSTKYIEDYQSVVKKVKIDSLNKTFEEEAYNYIQKDIRPTSTIGVNVFLYNIFNTKNGRYKTSNIKAIGSPPPILDSALVEISRNQIEKYLVSKGYFMAKVKSDIKVKNQKAEVLFTTKTGPEFSISDINYEIPDSVIKSLYLSKKDLFTHIKKGMRYDDDSLGYERDQIYQLMKENGYYDFAKPYIKYLVDSNSNASKAKVTLQIDNPLDKPHHVKYTIGETNLLIAPNSDGYPDTVVLNKRIFNGLRYTDLSKKFRRNPVVRYNFLRQGEQYDIRNETTTFDRLYELNVFKNVKIEYQKAKDSSNKVNPFIQLIPQKIMSNRVEGEVPFNGGTVGFTLSNTYTNNNLFRGAEKFEFQVKGGLQSRIGQGASLFGDIYQRDFSVSASLSVPRLMAPFFSKLVTGKGGMPHTIFSTSYVYALQKDLFARKVYLASLTYEFIETKSKLHSLTPLNFEYRFGGLLFNAQDSTGNPKNIGELLINNYYSLKLLSRKDITLGIKYTYSLNADKLLSNNSFVYFRGNVDLAGNLLQGISKLTGSKSDAKNGKPAEILGLPFNQYIRPEVDIRWYKGLGGERQLVTRLNAGIAYAYGNSTEIPFEKYFFAGGSSGVRAWQARTLGPGNYNRGNSLPDKDLRKAFYGIDQLGEMHLEANLEYRYKLLDKFFGGKLKGAVFLDFGNVWNISDSTTKFQPESRFQLKNLGKQIAIGTGMGFRYDVQYFVFRFDVGLKLKDPQFSGSDQWVINKFFSGASAFKKAYELKNDPDKYRFIQYNFGIGMPF; this is encoded by the coding sequence TTGAAAGCATACTATATTTATAAAAAGAATGTTCAGTTTCGTGCAATATTACTACTTATTATTGTTTTTGCTGCAGGATGTTCCTCAACAAAATACATTGAAGACTATCAATCCGTCGTTAAAAAAGTAAAAATTGACAGCTTAAATAAGACTTTCGAAGAAGAAGCATACAACTATATTCAAAAAGACATCCGGCCTACTTCAACGATCGGCGTAAATGTTTTTCTGTATAATATATTCAACACCAAAAATGGCCGTTATAAGACAAGCAATATCAAAGCCATCGGAAGTCCGCCTCCGATTCTGGATAGTGCGCTGGTAGAGATCTCCCGCAACCAGATCGAAAAATACCTGGTTTCCAAAGGTTATTTCATGGCTAAAGTGAAATCAGATATTAAGGTGAAGAATCAGAAAGCAGAAGTGCTCTTTACCACGAAAACAGGCCCTGAGTTTTCCATTAGCGATATCAATTATGAGATTCCGGATTCTGTGATTAAAAGCCTGTATCTGTCGAAGAAGGACCTGTTTACACACATCAAAAAAGGAATGCGTTATGATGATGATTCCCTCGGCTATGAAAGAGATCAGATTTATCAATTGATGAAAGAGAATGGATATTATGATTTCGCAAAGCCTTATATCAAATATCTGGTCGACTCTAACAGCAATGCGAGCAAGGCAAAAGTAACCTTGCAGATCGATAATCCCCTGGATAAACCGCATCATGTGAAATACACAATTGGAGAAACGAATCTGCTGATTGCCCCGAATTCAGATGGATATCCGGATACGGTGGTCTTAAACAAGCGGATTTTTAATGGATTGAGGTATACGGATCTTTCCAAAAAATTCAGAAGAAATCCCGTAGTCAGGTATAACTTTTTGCGTCAGGGGGAACAATATGACATTCGGAATGAGACCACCACCTTCGACCGTTTATACGAATTGAATGTCTTCAAGAATGTAAAAATCGAGTATCAGAAAGCGAAAGATAGTTCCAATAAAGTGAATCCTTTTATTCAGTTGATTCCTCAGAAGATCATGAGCAACAGGGTAGAGGGGGAAGTGCCATTTAATGGCGGAACAGTAGGTTTCACCCTGAGTAATACGTACACCAATAACAATCTTTTCAGAGGAGCTGAAAAATTTGAATTTCAGGTAAAAGGAGGTTTACAGTCCAGAATCGGGCAAGGTGCCAGTCTCTTCGGTGATATTTATCAACGCGACTTTTCCGTTAGTGCGAGTTTATCTGTTCCCAGGCTGATGGCGCCATTCTTCTCTAAACTTGTGACCGGGAAGGGGGGAATGCCTCATACGATTTTTTCTACCAGTTACGTATATGCCTTACAGAAAGACCTTTTCGCCAGAAAGGTATATTTGGCCTCCCTGACTTATGAGTTTATTGAAACAAAGTCTAAGTTGCACTCGCTTACGCCTTTAAATTTTGAATATAGGTTTGGAGGACTGCTTTTTAATGCGCAGGATTCAACAGGAAATCCTAAGAATATTGGAGAGCTTTTAATCAATAATTATTATTCCCTAAAACTGTTGAGTAGAAAAGACATCACCCTGGGTATCAAATATACCTATTCCTTAAATGCAGATAAGTTGTTGAGTAATAATAGTTTTGTCTACTTCCGTGGAAATGTGGATCTGGCAGGAAATCTCTTGCAGGGGATTTCAAAACTTACCGGAAGTAAGAGTGATGCTAAGAATGGAAAACCTGCCGAAATTCTGGGACTTCCTTTTAACCAGTACATTCGTCCGGAGGTGGACATCCGATGGTATAAAGGTCTGGGTGGAGAACGTCAGTTGGTGACAAGGTTAAATGCCGGAATAGCTTATGCCTATGGAAACTCCACAGAAATCCCTTTTGAAAAATACTTCTTTGCGGGAGGCTCTTCAGGAGTAAGGGCCTGGCAGGCAAGAACACTCGGACCTGGTAATTATAACAGAGGAAACAGTCTCCCGGATAAGGATTTGCGCAAGGCATTTTATGGCATTGATCAGCTGGGAGAAATGCACCTGGAAGCCAATCTGGAATACCGGTATAAATTATTGGATAAGTTTTTTGGCGGAAAACTAAAAGGTGCGGTGTTTTTGGATTTTGGTAATGTGTGGAACATTTCGGACAGTACCACCAAATTTCAACCGGAAAGCCGCTTCCAACTTAAAAACCTGGGCAAACAGATTGCCATCGGTACGGGTATGGGCTTCCGCTATGATGTACAATACTTCGTGTTCCGTTTTGATGTCGGCCTTAAACTTAAAGATCCACAGTTTAGCGGATCAGACCAGTGGGTGATCAATAAGTTCTTTAGCGGAGCCAGTGCATTCAAGAAGGCGTATGAGCTCAAGAATGATCCGGACAAGTACCGCTTTATACAATATAATTTCGGGATAGGAATGCCTTTCTAG
- a CDS encoding RNA methyltransferase: MLSKSQISFIKSLHQKKYRKENGIFIIEGIKSIAEFIQSSYQIHSIYYLAPYQPLLPALPANIKLFEVNNAELDKISTLQTPQGILALVNIPKNPVLDVQQLQNTFSLVLDDIQDPGNLGTIIRTADWFGFKQIICSNHTVEVYNPKTVQATMGSLSRVNIFYQDLAPLLSATKIPVFGAVFNGKSMYDMDWGTEGLVILGNEGQGISPEIIELITNPVTIPRIGGAESLNVAVCAAILCADISRNFQK; encoded by the coding sequence ATGCTTTCAAAATCTCAAATAAGTTTTATTAAATCGTTACATCAAAAAAAGTACCGTAAAGAAAATGGGATATTTATTATTGAAGGTATAAAATCTATTGCAGAATTTATTCAATCTTCATACCAGATTCATAGCATCTATTATCTGGCTCCATATCAGCCGTTGCTCCCTGCTTTACCGGCAAATATAAAGTTATTTGAAGTAAACAACGCTGAACTGGATAAGATTAGTACGTTACAGACTCCACAGGGGATTCTTGCCCTGGTCAATATTCCTAAAAATCCGGTACTGGATGTTCAACAACTCCAAAATACCTTTTCTCTGGTACTCGACGACATACAGGATCCGGGAAACCTGGGCACCATTATCCGTACGGCGGATTGGTTTGGCTTTAAACAGATCATTTGTTCCAACCATACCGTAGAAGTCTATAATCCAAAAACGGTACAGGCAACAATGGGTTCTTTAAGCAGGGTAAATATTTTTTATCAGGACCTTGCTCCGCTTTTGTCGGCCACAAAGATTCCGGTCTTCGGGGCAGTATTTAATGGCAAAAGTATGTACGATATGGATTGGGGAACAGAAGGATTGGTCATTTTGGGCAATGAAGGGCAGGGAATTTCCCCGGAAATCATCGAACTCATCACGAATCCGGTCACCATTCCAAGGATTGGAGGAGCAGAATCTTTAAACGTAGCTGTTTGTGCTGCAATACTATGCGCAGATATTAGCAGAAATTTTCAAAAATAA
- a CDS encoding spore protein, which yields MAVTRLKRKDRRNKTFAKLDVKNLKLATNIELGSRSKQSTKDQLAKNNAVLDKLTAKA from the coding sequence ATGGCAGTTACGAGATTAAAAAGAAAAGACAGAAGAAATAAGACTTTCGCTAAATTAGACGTGAAAAACTTAAAGTTAGCTACGAACATCGAATTAGGTAGCCGTTCTAAACAATCTACTAAAGACCAATTGGCTAAAAACAATGCGGTCCTTGACAAACTTACTGCAAAAGCATAA